A window of Mangifera indica cultivar Alphonso chromosome 11, CATAS_Mindica_2.1, whole genome shotgun sequence contains these coding sequences:
- the LOC123229916 gene encoding protein RCC2 homolog, with translation MSEVELEKKVEEEEEKKVVKGELLFCGSTCWDLIGRRKGTLEGNLVSPTRLRPFVGIDIRFVASGCASCHCVALDVEGRCYTWGRNEKGQLGHGDKIQRDRPTVVSDLSKYKITKAGAGRNHTVVVTEDGNSLAFGWNKHGQLGSGSVKNEIEASPVRCLVSEVKSTACGADFTVWLTSAESASILTAGLPQYGQLGHGTDNEYNTKDSSVRLAYEAQPRPKAIASLAGETIVKVACGTNHTVAVDSNGYVYTWGFGGYGRLGHREQKDEWVPRRVDVFQRQNILPPDAVISAGSMNSSCTAGGGQLYMWGKIKSNGDDWMYPKPLMDLSGWNLRCMDSGNMHHFVGADSSCISWGHAQYGELGYGPNGQKSSAMPKKVDILEGMHVMSVACGFGHSMVIVDRTNVGDRLDQLDIHDGKATCEVNEEPENKTPVPTKRSAAKGSDKSKKRKKSKSSSESEEEEQSSDDESDNSEEANGVMDHKKRSGGKSSGRGRGKRASSTSKDGKGAGHGRGRPPSANKSSQSNQEKTGKRGRPRKS, from the exons ATGTCTGAGGTTGAATTGGAGAAGAAAGTCGAAGAAGAGGAGGAAAAGAAGGTGGTGAAGGGAGAACTCTTGTTTTGTGGTTCCACGTGTTGGGATTTGATTGGTCGTCGTAAGGGCACTCTTGAAGGCAACTTGGTTTCCCCCACTCGCCTCCGCCCTTTCGTTGGTATTGACATCCGGTTTGTTGCCTCCGGTTGCG CATCGTGTCATTGTGTGGCGTTAGATGTCGAAGGGCGTTGCTACACATGGGGACGTAATGAG AAGGGTCAACTGGGTCATGGGGATAAAATTCAGCGTGATAGGCCAACCGTTGTCTCTGACCTTTCAAA GTACAAAATTACGAAGGCTGGAGCAGGGAGGAACCATACTGTTGTGGTTACTGAAGATGGTAATTCCCTAGCCTTTGGTTGGAATAAGCATGGGCAACTGGGTTCAGGTTCAGTAAAAAATG aAATTGAGGCATCTCCTGTTCGCTGTCTTGTGTCTGAAGTGAAAAGTACTGCATGTGGGGCTGACTTTACCGTGTGGTTAACATCTGCTGAAAGCGCATCTATACT GACTGCTGGCCTTCCACAGTATGGTCAGCTTGGGCATGGAACAGACAATGAG TATAATACTAAGGATAGCTCTGTGAGGCTTGCTTATGAAGCTCAACCTCGCCCTAAAGCTATAGCTTCTCTTGCTGGAGAAACCATTGTCAAAGTTGCATGTGGAACAAACCATACAG TGGCTGTGGATTCAAATGGCTATGTTTACAC GTGGGGCTTTGGTGGATATGGGAG GCTCGGACACAGAGAGCAGAAAGATGAGTGGGTCCCTCGTCGTGTTGATGTCTTTCAGAGGCAAAATATTCTGCCTCCTGATGCTGTCATTTCAGCTGGTTCTATGAACTCTTCATGTACTGCCG GTGGTGGGCAGTTGTACATGTGGGGCAAGATAAAGAGTAATGGTGATGACTGGATGTATCCTAAACCTCTCATGGATTTAAG tGGTTGGAATTTACGTTGCATGGATTCAGGCAACATGCACCATTTTGTTGGTGCTGATTCCTCCTGCATCAGTTGGGGCCATGCTCAATATGGAGAGTTAGGGTATGGCCCTAATGGACAAAA atctTCAGCCATGCCCAAAAAGGTAGATATTCTCGAGGGCATGCATGTTATGAG TGTTGCATGTGGTTTTGGCCATTCCATGGTTATAGTTGATAGAACAAATGTTGGTGACCGGCTTGATCAG CTTGATATCCATGATGGCAAAGCCACCTGTGAAG TGAATGAGGAACCGGAGAATAAAACTCCAGTTCCCACAAAAAGGAGTGCTGCTAAAGGTTCTGATAAAtcgaagaagaggaaaaaatcaAAAAGCTCCTCAGAGTCGGAAGAGGAGGAACAGAGCAGTGATGATGAGAGTGACAACAGTGAAGAGGCTAATGGAGTAATGGACCATAAGAAACGGTCAGGCGGGAAGAGCTCTGGCAGAGGTCGAGGTAAGAGGGCTAGTAGCACATCAAAAGACGGAAAAGGTGCAGGGCATGGCCGGGGTCGCCCTCCTTCGGCAAATAAAAGCTCACAATCTAACCAAGAAAAAACTGGAAAGCGGGGACGCCCTCGCAAGTCATAA